A genomic region of Papaver somniferum cultivar HN1 chromosome 7, ASM357369v1, whole genome shotgun sequence contains the following coding sequences:
- the LOC113295178 gene encoding histone deacetylase 2-like, with product MSTSSTINVIPGASSSSSSVDAETLRRNRIHSSKLYFDVPLSMVPLIYSSSYDIAFFGIEKLHPFDSSKWGRICQFLIKDGVLERSRIVEPLEASNNDLLVVHSESYLSSLKNSYKVAVIIEVPPVGLLPNCLVQQKVLYPFRKQVGGTILAAKLAKERGWAINVGGGFHHCCADKGGGFCVYADISLCIIFAFTRLNISRVMIIDLDAHQGNGHEMDFGNDSRVYILDMYNPDIYPFDFKARIYIDQSVQVQSGTPTEVYLEQLDKALEVAGNNFNPELVVYNAGTDILDGDPLGQLKVSPDGVASRDEKVFRFAKEKNIPLVMLTSGGYMKSSAKVIADSLTNLSAKGLIDLATPPLGT from the exons ATGAGTACTTCATCTACAATAAATGTAATCCCAGgagcttcttcttcatcttcatcagtagATGCTGAAACTCTAAGAAGAAATCGAATCCATTCCAGTAAACTCTATTTTGATGTTCCACTCTCTATGGTCCCTTTAATTTACTCATCTTCTTATGATATAGCCTTCTTCGGTATAGAGAAATT GCATCCATTTGATTCATCAAAATGGGGTCGAATTTGTCAATTTCTTATAAAGGATGGTGTACTGGAACGAAGTCGGATTGTTGAGCCTTtggaagcttcaaataatgatctCTTAGTG GTACATTCGGAATCATATTTGAGTAGTTTGAAGAACAGTTATAAGGTTGCTGTCATAATCGAG GTCCCGCCTGTTGGGTTACTACCAAATTGTCTTGTGCAGCAAAAAGTTCTTTACCCTTTTCGCAAGCAG GTAGGGGGAACTATTTTGGCAGCAAAGCTTGCAAAAGAGCGGGGATGGGCAATTAATGTTGGTGGAGGATTTCATCATTGCTGTGCTGATAAAGGAGGTGGATTCTGTGTCTATGCAGACATATCTCTTTGCATTATATTTGCATTTACTCGGTTGAATATTTCAAG GGTGATGATCATTGACCTTGATGCGCATCAGGGGAATGGACATGAAATGGACTTTGGAAATGATA GTAGAGTTTATATCCTGGACATGTACAATCCCGATATTTATCCCTTT GACTTTAAGGCAAGAATTTACATTGATCAGAGTGTCCAAGTACAGAGCGGGACTCCAACAGAAGTGTATTTGGAACAATTAGATAAAGCACTTGAG GTTGCTGGGAATAATTTCAATCCTGAGTTGGTTGTGTACAATGCTGGCACTGATATCCTCGATGGAGACCCTCTGGGACAGTTGAAG GTGAGCCCTGATGGAGTAGCCAGTAGAGATGAGAAGGTGTTCAGATTTGCCAAAGAAAAGAACATTCCTCTTGTTATGCTTACATCAG GTGGTTATATGAAATCAAGTGCCAAAGTTATTGCAGATTCATTAACAAACTTATCAGCTAAAGGGTTGATTGATTTAGCGACTCCTCCCTTGGGAACCTAA